Proteins from one Chitinophaga oryzae genomic window:
- the carA gene encoding glutamine-hydrolyzing carbamoyl-phosphate synthase small subunit produces the protein MPQTRTIQPAILLLDDGTVFQGKAFGKIGTAAGELAFNTGMTGYQEVFTDPSYKGQVLIMNNCYIGNYGTRKEDVESGSVKISGLIAKNIAYNYSRKMADESLEKFLTDNNLVAIYDVDTRALVSHIRSKGAMNCIISSEILDVEQLKAQLAQVPSMEGLALCQEVTTAEPYYIGDPEAEIRIAVMDNGVKRNMLKCLSEKGAYLKVFPTDTKFEVCEEFKPHAYFISNGPGDPAPLKYAVDTVKQILAAERPMFGICLGHQLLALANGIPTYKMHHGHRGLNHPVKNLKTGLCEITTQNHGFAVDAAAIAASEQVEVTHINLNDNTVEGIRIKNKPAFSVQYHPESTPGPFDSRYLFDDFFEMIKANKK, from the coding sequence ATGCCTCAGACAAGAACCATCCAGCCTGCCATACTGTTGCTCGACGACGGTACGGTTTTTCAGGGAAAAGCTTTTGGGAAAATTGGCACTGCCGCCGGTGAATTAGCTTTCAATACCGGTATGACGGGTTACCAGGAAGTGTTTACAGACCCTTCTTACAAAGGACAGGTACTTATCATGAACAACTGCTATATCGGCAACTACGGCACCCGTAAAGAGGACGTAGAAAGCGGCAGCGTGAAGATAAGTGGTCTGATTGCGAAAAATATCGCGTACAACTATTCCAGAAAGATGGCAGACGAGTCACTGGAAAAGTTCCTGACCGATAATAACCTGGTAGCCATCTATGATGTAGATACCCGCGCGCTGGTGTCCCACATCCGTAGCAAAGGTGCTATGAACTGCATCATCTCCTCCGAAATCCTGGACGTGGAACAGCTGAAAGCACAGCTGGCCCAGGTGCCTTCCATGGAAGGACTGGCCCTCTGCCAGGAAGTGACCACCGCTGAGCCTTACTACATCGGCGATCCGGAGGCGGAAATCCGCATCGCGGTGATGGACAACGGCGTGAAAAGAAATATGCTGAAGTGCCTCTCCGAAAAAGGAGCTTACCTGAAAGTATTCCCAACCGATACCAAATTTGAAGTATGCGAGGAGTTTAAACCGCACGCTTACTTCATCTCCAATGGTCCCGGCGATCCGGCTCCCCTGAAATATGCAGTGGACACCGTAAAACAGATCCTCGCTGCCGAAAGACCAATGTTCGGCATCTGCCTGGGCCACCAGCTGCTGGCCCTGGCCAACGGTATCCCGACATATAAGATGCACCACGGTCACCGCGGTCTGAACCATCCGGTGAAAAACCTTAAAACCGGTCTGTGCGAAATCACCACCCAGAACCACGGCTTCGCGGTAGACGCTGCTGCCATCGCCGCCAGCGAACAGGTGGAAGTAACGCACATCAACCTGAACGACAATACCGTAGAAGGTATCCGTATCAAAAACAAACCGGCTTTCTCCGTGCAATACCACCCGGAAAGCACTCCCGGCCCGTTCGACTCCCGCTATCTGTTCGATGATTTCTTCGAAATGATCAAGGCAAACAAAAAATAA
- the rplQ gene encoding 50S ribosomal protein L17 — MRHGVKLNKLSRTAAHRKSLMSNLACELISHKRITTTLAKAKALRVYVEPLLTRGKNDTTHNRRIVFSYLQDKEAIKELFGAISEKIATRPGGYTRIIKLGKRHGDNAEVALIELVDFNEIYGAPTEKAAAKKTRRAGGAKKKADAAAPAAEKAADTTATEEKSAE, encoded by the coding sequence ATGCGTCACGGAGTTAAATTAAACAAATTAAGCAGAACTGCTGCCCACCGCAAAAGCCTGATGTCTAACCTGGCTTGCGAACTGATCAGCCACAAACGTATCACCACTACCCTCGCAAAAGCGAAAGCACTGCGTGTTTACGTTGAACCGCTGCTCACAAGAGGCAAAAACGATACTACCCACAACCGTAGAATCGTGTTCAGCTACCTGCAGGACAAAGAAGCTATCAAAGAACTGTTCGGTGCGATCAGCGAAAAAATAGCTACCCGTCCTGGTGGTTACACCCGTATCATTAAGCTGGGTAAACGTCATGGGGATAACGCAGAAGTTGCCCTGATCGAGCTGGTTGATTTCAACGAAATCTACGGCGCTCCGACAGAAAAAGCTGCTGCTAAGAAAACCCGTCGTGCCGGTGGTGCTAAAAAGAAAGCTGACGCTGCTGCTCCTGCTGCAGAAAAAGCTGCTGACACTACTGCCACTGAAGAAAAATCAGCTGAGTAG
- a CDS encoding DNA-directed RNA polymerase subunit alpha codes for MAILNFQKPDKIVLQKSTDFEAQFEFRPLEPGYAVTIGNALRRVLLSSLEGYAIVGIKIEGADHEFATLRGVTEDVTEIILNLKQVRFKKIAENDVTNEKITLSIKGKTEFRADMIEKATSAFQIMNPELLICTLDPSAKLDIELTIGKGRGYVPAEENKPKDAVFGYIAIDSIFTPIKNVKYSIENTRVEQKTDYEKLIMEVVTDGTIHPEEAVKQASRILIQHLMIITDENISFDTKDTEKEDVVDEQTLQLRKILKTPLEDLDLSVRAFNCLKAAKINSLSELVQYEQEELMKFRNFGQKSLSEIEQVLGERGLHFGMDLSKLKLEEE; via the coding sequence ATGGCAATTTTAAATTTCCAGAAACCTGATAAGATCGTATTGCAGAAGTCTACCGACTTTGAAGCTCAATTCGAATTCCGTCCATTAGAACCAGGTTATGCTGTGACTATCGGTAATGCGTTGCGTCGCGTACTGTTGTCTTCTTTGGAGGGCTATGCCATTGTGGGTATAAAAATTGAAGGCGCCGATCACGAATTCGCTACACTCAGAGGTGTTACCGAAGACGTTACAGAGATCATCCTGAACCTGAAACAGGTTCGCTTCAAAAAGATCGCTGAAAACGACGTAACGAACGAAAAGATTACCCTGTCCATCAAAGGCAAAACAGAATTCCGCGCTGACATGATCGAAAAAGCCACCAGCGCTTTCCAGATCATGAACCCGGAACTGCTGATCTGCACCCTGGACCCTTCTGCCAAACTGGATATCGAACTGACCATCGGCAAAGGCCGCGGTTACGTGCCAGCAGAGGAAAACAAACCCAAAGATGCAGTATTCGGCTACATCGCTATTGACTCTATCTTTACGCCCATCAAAAACGTAAAGTACAGCATAGAAAATACCCGTGTGGAACAAAAAACCGACTATGAAAAACTCATCATGGAGGTTGTCACAGACGGTACCATCCACCCGGAAGAAGCAGTGAAACAAGCTTCCCGCATCCTCATTCAGCACCTGATGATCATCACCGATGAAAACATCAGCTTTGATACCAAAGACACTGAAAAAGAAGATGTAGTGGACGAACAAACACTGCAACTGCGCAAGATCCTGAAAACACCACTCGAAGACCTCGATCTGAGCGTGCGTGCCTTCAACTGTCTGAAAGCAGCGAAAATCAACTCCCTGAGCGAACTGGTACAATACGAACAGGAAGAACTGATGAAGTTCAGAAACTTCGGCCAGAAATCCCTCAGCGAAATCGAACAGGTACTCGGCGAAAGAGGCCTGCACTTCGGTATGGACCTGTCCAAACTGAAACTCGAAGAAGAATAA
- the rpsD gene encoding 30S ribosomal protein S4, with translation MARYTGPKTKISRIFGEPILGNGKYLGKNSNPPGQHGANRKRKQLGEYALQLREKQKAKYTYGLLEKQFRNLFDEATRRKGVAGEVLIKLLEARLDNTVFRLGIAPSRPAARQLVSHKHITVNGIVVNTPSFQLKPGDVISLKNKTANNTALTSVIRGKNPKFSWLDWNEKEMKGVFIAYPERESVPENIKEQLIVELYSK, from the coding sequence ATGGCAAGGTACACAGGCCCAAAGACCAAAATTTCCAGAATTTTTGGCGAACCTATCTTAGGTAACGGTAAATACTTAGGTAAAAACAGTAACCCTCCGGGTCAGCACGGTGCTAACCGCAAACGTAAACAACTGGGCGAATACGCACTGCAGCTGAGAGAAAAACAGAAAGCCAAATACACTTATGGCCTGCTGGAAAAACAATTCCGCAACCTGTTTGACGAAGCTACCCGCAGAAAAGGTGTTGCCGGTGAAGTATTGATTAAACTGCTGGAAGCCCGTCTGGACAACACTGTGTTCCGTCTGGGTATCGCTCCTTCCCGTCCTGCTGCCCGTCAGCTCGTTTCCCACAAACACATCACCGTTAACGGTATCGTGGTAAACACCCCCTCCTTCCAACTGAAACCAGGCGACGTTATCAGCCTGAAAAACAAAACTGCCAACAATACCGCTCTGACCAGCGTTATCCGTGGTAAAAATCCTAAATTCAGCTGGCTGGACTGGAATGAAAAAGAAATGAAAGGCGTATTCATTGCTTATCCTGAGAGAGAGAGCGTTCCTGAAAACATCAAGGAACAACTGATTGTAGAATTGTACTCTAAGTAA
- the rpsK gene encoding 30S ribosomal protein S11, with product MAKANNTKTAASKKRVVKVDNYGDVHISASFNNIIVSITNKHGQVISWSSAGKMGFRGSKKNTPYAAQLAAQDAAKVAMDAGLKRADVFVKGPGAGRESAIRAIANSGIEVSMIKDVTPLPHNGCRPPKKRRV from the coding sequence ATGGCAAAAGCAAATAATACAAAAACTGCTGCTAGTAAAAAAAGGGTAGTAAAAGTAGACAACTACGGAGACGTACACATCTCCGCCAGCTTCAATAACATCATTGTGAGCATCACCAACAAACACGGTCAGGTTATCTCCTGGTCTTCTGCTGGTAAAATGGGCTTCAGAGGTTCTAAAAAGAACACTCCGTACGCCGCTCAGCTGGCTGCACAGGATGCTGCTAAAGTTGCTATGGACGCCGGTCTGAAAAGAGCAGATGTATTTGTAAAAGGCCCAGGAGCAGGTCGTGAGAGCGCTATCCGTGCTATCGCTAACTCCGGTATCGAAGTGAGCATGATTAAAGACGTTACGCCTTTACCGCACAACGGTTGCCGTCCTCCCAAGAAAAGAAGAGTATAG
- the rpsM gene encoding 30S ribosomal protein S13 → MARIAGIDLPKNKRGEIGLTYIFGIGRSTAQYILNKAEIDVNKKVKDWNDDDQAAIRNIINGEFKVEGQLRSEVQMNIKRLLDIACYRGLRHRKGLPVRGQRTRTNSRTRKGKRKTVAGKKKATKK, encoded by the coding sequence ATGGCACGTATAGCCGGTATAGATCTTCCTAAAAATAAAAGAGGAGAAATTGGCCTCACCTATATTTTTGGTATAGGCCGTTCTACCGCCCAATATATCCTGAACAAGGCGGAAATTGATGTAAACAAGAAAGTGAAGGATTGGAATGACGACGATCAAGCTGCCATCCGTAACATTATCAACGGCGAGTTTAAGGTAGAGGGTCAACTGCGTTCTGAAGTACAAATGAATATCAAGCGTCTGCTGGATATCGCTTGCTACCGTGGTCTGCGTCACAGGAAAGGCTTACCGGTAAGAGGTCAGCGTACACGTACCAACAGCCGTACCCGCAAAGGTAAACGTAAGACAGTGGCTGGTAAGAAAAAAGCAACTAAGAAATAA
- the rpmJ gene encoding 50S ribosomal protein L36 — translation MKVRAAIKKRSADCKIVRRKGVLLVINKKNPRFKQRQG, via the coding sequence ATGAAGGTAAGAGCTGCAATCAAAAAAAGAAGTGCGGATTGTAAAATAGTTCGTAGAAAAGGTGTTCTGTTGGTGATCAACAAAAAGAACCCTCGTTTCAAACAACGTCAGGGATAA
- the infA gene encoding translation initiation factor IF-1, protein MAKQALIKQDGIILEALSNAMFRVKLENGHEILATISGKMRMHYIRILPGDKVGVEMSPYDLSRGRIIFRYK, encoded by the coding sequence ATGGCAAAACAGGCACTCATTAAACAGGATGGAATTATATTAGAAGCCTTGTCAAACGCTATGTTCCGTGTAAAACTGGAAAATGGGCACGAGATCCTGGCCACCATTTCTGGAAAAATGAGAATGCACTATATACGCATTCTGCCCGGAGATAAGGTGGGAGTGGAGATGAGTCCATACGATTTGTCAAGGGGCCGTATAATTTTCAGATACAAATAG
- the map gene encoding type I methionyl aminopeptidase, with the protein MIHYKTKEEIELIRKSALLLSAALAEVAKSLKPGMSTLDVDAVADKFIVENGAVPSFKNYKGFPNACCISVNEAVVHGIPNKYVLKDGDILTVDVGVYMNGFHADSAYTFAIGDVAENVRRLMAATKASLYKGIEKAVVGNRIGDISYAIQEYTEKERGYGVVRELVGHGLGRHLHEDPQVPNYGKRGAGPVMKEGLVIAIEPMINLRTKDVEYLEDGWTVVTRDRSPSVHFEHTVAVGKGKPDILSSFSEIEKAEKNNPELNTNY; encoded by the coding sequence ATGATTCATTATAAGACGAAGGAAGAAATAGAGCTGATCCGTAAAAGTGCCCTTCTCCTCAGCGCCGCCCTGGCCGAAGTGGCCAAAAGCCTGAAACCGGGAATGAGCACCCTCGACGTAGACGCGGTGGCGGATAAATTTATCGTGGAAAACGGAGCCGTGCCTTCGTTCAAAAACTATAAAGGATTCCCCAACGCCTGCTGTATTTCAGTGAACGAGGCAGTGGTACACGGTATCCCCAACAAATACGTGCTGAAAGACGGCGATATCCTCACCGTAGACGTAGGCGTGTATATGAACGGCTTCCACGCAGACAGCGCCTATACTTTCGCGATCGGCGACGTGGCGGAAAACGTACGCCGCCTCATGGCTGCTACCAAGGCTTCCCTCTATAAAGGCATCGAAAAAGCAGTGGTCGGCAACCGCATCGGCGATATCTCCTACGCTATACAGGAATATACCGAGAAAGAACGCGGGTACGGCGTGGTAAGGGAACTGGTAGGACATGGCCTCGGCCGTCACCTCCATGAAGACCCGCAGGTGCCCAACTACGGCAAACGCGGCGCCGGACCGGTCATGAAAGAAGGCCTCGTCATCGCCATCGAACCCATGATCAACCTCCGAACCAAAGATGTGGAATACCTGGAAGATGGCTGGACCGTAGTGACACGCGACAGAAGCCCGTCCGTCCACTTCGAACATACCGTGGCGGTAGGAAAAGGCAAGCCGGATATCCTGTCATCCTTCTCGGAAATCGAAAAAGCGGAAAAAAACAACCCGGAACTGAACACAAATTACTAA
- the secY gene encoding preprotein translocase subunit SecY, translating to MKKFIETIKNIWSIEDLRNRILTTLLLVLIYRVGSYIALPGIDANALTDFEKNSNQGILGLVNMFAGGSFSRASIFALGIMPYISASIAIQLLTIAVPYFQKLQKEGESGRKKINQYTRILTVVVTGFQASAYVAYLRNQSGSAIIPEYGTFFFWLSTTIVLTAGTLFVMWLGEKITDKGIGNGTSIIIMMGILARLPQALIGEFSSKVAGSGGPILFLIEIAVFIMITVGLILLVQGTRKIPVNYAKRIVGNKQYGGVRQFIPLKVNAAGVMPIIFAQAIMFIPATAIGFATNSESASGFVRIFSDHTNGWYNLIYAVLVIVFTYFYTALIFNPTQMADEMKRNNGFVPGVKPGKATADYIGAVMDRITLPGAFFLAIVGIMPGLAAAFKVNSNFATFFGGTSLLIMVGVILDTLQQIESQLLMRHYDGLMSTGRIKGRTAPANA from the coding sequence GTGAAGAAATTTATCGAAACGATTAAGAATATCTGGAGTATCGAGGACCTGCGTAATCGCATCTTAACTACCCTGCTCCTGGTCCTCATTTACCGTGTTGGATCGTATATAGCCTTGCCCGGTATTGATGCAAACGCGCTCACCGACTTTGAAAAAAATTCTAACCAGGGCATTCTGGGGCTGGTAAACATGTTTGCCGGCGGATCGTTTTCAAGGGCCTCTATTTTTGCGTTGGGTATCATGCCCTACATCTCCGCCTCCATTGCTATTCAGTTGCTGACCATAGCAGTGCCTTACTTCCAGAAACTGCAGAAGGAAGGTGAAAGCGGCCGCAAGAAAATCAACCAGTATACCCGTATACTCACGGTAGTGGTAACCGGATTCCAGGCAAGTGCTTACGTAGCTTATCTGCGTAATCAATCAGGCAGCGCTATTATCCCAGAATACGGTACCTTCTTCTTCTGGCTCTCTACCACCATCGTCCTCACGGCCGGTACCCTGTTCGTGATGTGGCTCGGTGAAAAGATCACAGATAAAGGTATTGGTAACGGTACTTCCATTATCATCATGATGGGCATCCTCGCCCGCCTCCCGCAAGCCCTGATCGGAGAATTCTCCTCCAAAGTGGCCGGCTCCGGCGGCCCGATCCTCTTCCTGATCGAAATCGCGGTATTCATCATGATCACCGTGGGCCTCATCCTGCTCGTGCAGGGTACCCGGAAAATTCCCGTTAACTACGCCAAACGTATTGTGGGCAATAAACAATACGGCGGAGTTCGCCAGTTCATTCCCCTCAAAGTGAATGCAGCCGGTGTAATGCCGATCATCTTTGCCCAGGCTATTATGTTCATCCCTGCTACGGCCATCGGTTTCGCTACCAACTCTGAAAGCGCCTCCGGCTTTGTCCGTATCTTCAGCGACCACACTAATGGCTGGTACAACCTGATCTACGCTGTTCTCGTGATTGTATTTACTTATTTCTATACTGCGCTGATTTTCAACCCCACCCAAATGGCGGACGAAATGAAACGCAACAATGGTTTCGTTCCCGGTGTTAAACCAGGAAAAGCAACCGCTGATTATATCGGTGCTGTCATGGACCGCATTACCCTCCCGGGAGCATTCTTCCTGGCCATCGTGGGTATCATGCCAGGTCTCGCAGCTGCCTTCAAGGTTAACAGCAACTTCGCCACCTTCTTCGGTGGTACTTCCCTCCTCATCATGGTAGGGGTTATCCTCGATACGCTGCAACAGATCGAAAGCCAGCTCCTGATGCGCCACTACGATGGCCTCATGAGCACCGGCCGCATCAAGGGCAGAACTGCCCCGGCTAATGCATAA
- the rplO gene encoding 50S ribosomal protein L15 — MNLHSLKPAKGAVHKEKRLGRGEASGKGGTSTKGNKGIQQRAGYASKRGFEGGQMPIQRRMPKRGFKNNNREEYTIFNLGQIDHLVEKYGLQEFNLENLYMNGLVNRTAKVKILANGELKSKVTVKVNAISEKAKQAIESTGGSVELV, encoded by the coding sequence ATGAATCTGCATTCATTAAAGCCTGCAAAAGGCGCCGTACATAAAGAAAAACGTCTCGGACGTGGTGAGGCTTCCGGTAAAGGTGGTACCTCTACAAAAGGTAACAAAGGTATCCAGCAACGTGCCGGTTACGCCAGCAAAAGAGGCTTTGAAGGTGGCCAGATGCCTATCCAGCGCCGTATGCCTAAACGCGGTTTCAAAAACAACAACCGCGAGGAATACACCATCTTCAACCTGGGTCAGATTGACCACTTAGTTGAAAAATATGGCCTGCAGGAATTCAACCTCGAAAACCTGTACATGAACGGCCTGGTAAACCGGACAGCTAAAGTGAAAATTCTGGCTAACGGGGAACTGAAATCCAAGGTGACTGTTAAAGTAAACGCTATCAGCGAAAAAGCTAAACAGGCCATCGAATCAACAGGTGGATCAGTAGAACTGGTATAA
- the rpmD gene encoding 50S ribosomal protein L30, translated as MAKIKITQVKSGIDRPERQKLTLKALGLTKMNATVEVEATPQVLGMVRKVDHLVKVETVNA; from the coding sequence ATGGCAAAGATTAAGATCACTCAGGTAAAAAGTGGTATCGACCGTCCCGAAAGGCAGAAACTGACCTTGAAGGCGCTGGGGCTGACTAAAATGAACGCTACTGTTGAAGTAGAAGCTACTCCTCAGGTCCTGGGAATGGTACGTAAAGTAGACCATCTGGTAAAAGTAGAAACAGTGAACGCTTAA
- the rpsE gene encoding 30S ribosomal protein S5, protein MAKNSFNKVKAGDLELKEKVVAINRVTKTTKGGRTFSFSALVVVGNENGVVGHGLGKAKEVQQAITKGIDDAKKNLIKVPVMHGTIPHDQFAKEGAAKVLIKPAAHGTGVIAGGSMRAVLESAGVTDVLAKSLGSANPHNVVKATFKALGLLREPVSVARTRSISLKKVFNG, encoded by the coding sequence ATGGCAAAGAATTCATTCAATAAAGTAAAGGCCGGTGATCTGGAGCTGAAAGAAAAAGTAGTGGCGATCAACCGTGTTACCAAAACCACCAAAGGCGGTCGTACTTTCAGTTTCTCCGCACTGGTAGTTGTAGGTAATGAAAACGGCGTGGTAGGTCATGGCCTTGGTAAAGCGAAAGAAGTACAGCAGGCTATCACCAAAGGTATAGACGATGCTAAAAAGAACCTGATCAAGGTTCCGGTAATGCACGGTACTATCCCTCACGACCAGTTCGCGAAAGAAGGTGCTGCCAAAGTATTGATCAAACCGGCTGCTCACGGTACCGGTGTGATCGCGGGTGGTTCTATGCGTGCAGTACTGGAAAGCGCAGGCGTTACCGACGTACTGGCTAAATCCCTGGGTTCTGCCAACCCGCACAACGTGGTGAAAGCTACTTTCAAAGCGCTGGGCCTGTTACGCGAACCAGTGAGCGTAGCCAGAACCAGAAGCATCTCCCTGAAGAAAGTTTTCAACGGTTAA
- the rplR gene encoding 50S ribosomal protein L18, producing MSTKVSRREKIRYRIRKKISGTAKAPRLSVFRSNSDIYVQLIDDTNGTTLASASSRDKDIKAQSGTKSEKSRLVGMALAQKAIALGLTTCIFDRSGYLYHGRIKSVADGAREGGLQF from the coding sequence ATGAGCACAAAAGTTAGCAGAAGGGAAAAGATCCGCTACCGCATCCGTAAAAAGATCTCCGGTACTGCCAAAGCACCAAGATTGTCTGTATTTCGCAGCAACAGCGATATCTACGTACAGCTGATCGACGATACCAACGGTACTACCCTGGCATCCGCTTCTTCCCGTGATAAAGATATCAAAGCACAATCCGGTACAAAATCCGAGAAATCCAGACTGGTAGGTATGGCGCTGGCTCAGAAAGCAATCGCTTTAGGCCTCACCACCTGCATTTTCGACAGAAGCGGGTATTTATACCACGGCCGCATTAAAAGTGTAGCTGACGGAGCAAGAGAAGGTGGTCTCCAGTTCTAA
- the rplF gene encoding 50S ribosomal protein L6, with product MSRIGKAPIKLASGVTVTVSPANEVTVKGPKGELKRTIDRDLKVEVKDGVLTVTRPTDQIRHKALHGLTRALIANMVTGVTDGFKKQLELVGVGYKAANSGQLLDLSLGYSHNIVIEIPKELKVATLTEKGQNPKIMLEGSDNQLLGQVAAKIRSLRKPEPYKGKGVRYSDEVVRKKAGKSAGK from the coding sequence ATGTCACGTATAGGTAAAGCTCCTATCAAATTGGCCAGCGGCGTTACGGTAACCGTTTCCCCGGCTAATGAAGTTACTGTTAAAGGTCCTAAAGGTGAACTGAAAAGAACCATCGACAGAGACCTGAAAGTAGAAGTGAAAGACGGAGTATTGACTGTAACCCGTCCTACAGATCAGATCCGCCATAAAGCACTGCACGGTCTGACCCGCGCACTCATCGCTAACATGGTGACTGGTGTTACAGACGGTTTCAAAAAACAACTCGAACTGGTTGGTGTGGGTTACAAAGCCGCCAACAGCGGTCAGCTGCTGGACCTGTCTCTGGGTTACTCCCACAACATCGTGATCGAAATTCCAAAAGAATTGAAAGTGGCTACCCTGACTGAAAAAGGTCAGAACCCTAAAATTATGCTGGAAGGTTCCGATAACCAACTGCTGGGCCAGGTAGCTGCCAAAATCCGCAGCCTCCGCAAACCTGAACCGTACAAAGGTAAAGGTGTTCGCTACAGCGATGAAGTGGTTCGTAAGAAAGCTGGTAAGTCAGCAGGTAAATAA
- the rpsH gene encoding 30S ribosomal protein S8, with protein sequence MVTDPIADFLTRIRNAQMATHRIVEIPASKLKKRITEILYDKGYILKYKFEEDNKQGIIKIALKYDPQTKEPAIKELQRISRPGLRQYAKPDEFKRVKNGLGVAIISTSKGVMTDKEAKAQNVGGEVVCYVY encoded by the coding sequence ATGGTTACTGATCCAATAGCAGACTTCCTGACCAGAATCCGGAACGCGCAAATGGCCACCCACAGGATCGTGGAAATTCCGGCTTCCAAGCTGAAAAAACGCATTACAGAAATTCTGTACGATAAAGGTTATATCCTGAAGTACAAATTTGAAGAGGACAACAAACAAGGCATCATCAAAATAGCCCTGAAATACGATCCTCAAACCAAAGAACCCGCTATCAAAGAACTGCAACGTATCAGCCGTCCGGGCCTGCGTCAATACGCTAAACCTGATGAGTTCAAACGTGTGAAAAATGGTCTCGGTGTAGCGATCATCTCCACTTCCAAAGGCGTAATGACCGATAAAGAAGCGAAAGCACAGAACGTAGGCGGCGAAGTAGTTTGCTACGTTTACTAA
- the rpsN gene encoding 30S ribosomal protein S14: protein MAKESVKARQRKREAMVARFAEKRAALKAAGDYAALDQLPKNASPVRLKNRCQLTGRPKGYMRHFGLCRNMFRDLALAGKIPGVTKASW from the coding sequence ATGGCAAAAGAATCCGTAAAAGCCAGACAAAGGAAAAGAGAAGCCATGGTAGCAAGATTCGCTGAAAAGCGCGCTGCCCTGAAAGCTGCCGGTGACTACGCTGCACTGGACCAACTTCCTAAAAACGCTTCTCCTGTTCGTCTGAAAAACAGATGCCAGCTGACCGGTCGTCCTAAAGGATACATGCGTCACTTCGGCCTCTGCAGGAACATGTTCCGCGACCTGGCACTCGCAGGTAAAATCCCTGGCGTAACTAAAGCCAGCTGGTAA
- the rplE gene encoding 50S ribosomal protein L5, which translates to MANTKYTPRLQKKYFDEVAPALMKKFNYKSVMQVPRLVKICLNQGINGAVGDKKLVDIAVDEMTRISGQKAVATLSKKDISNFKLRKNMPIGARVTLRSTNMFDFLDRLVSVSLPRVRDFKGINEKAFDGRGNYTMGITEQIIFPEIDIDKVTKMSGMDITFVTTAKTNEEAYELLKEMGMPFRNMKKDNQ; encoded by the coding sequence ATGGCAAACACTAAATATACTCCAAGACTGCAGAAAAAATACTTCGACGAGGTAGCTCCTGCACTGATGAAGAAATTCAACTACAAAAGTGTAATGCAGGTTCCCCGTCTGGTGAAAATTTGCCTGAACCAGGGTATCAATGGCGCCGTTGGTGATAAAAAACTGGTAGACATCGCTGTGGACGAAATGACACGCATCTCCGGCCAGAAAGCAGTTGCCACCCTGTCCAAAAAGGATATCTCTAACTTTAAACTGAGAAAAAACATGCCGATCGGCGCCCGCGTTACACTGCGCAGCACCAACATGTTTGACTTCCTGGACCGCCTGGTTTCCGTGTCCCTGCCTCGTGTACGTGACTTCAAAGGCATCAACGAAAAAGCCTTCGACGGCCGCGGTAACTACACCATGGGTATCACCGAACAAATCATCTTCCCTGAAATCGATATCGATAAAGTAACAAAAATGTCCGGTATGGATATCACTTTCGTTACTACGGCTAAAACCAACGAAGAAGCTTACGAGCTGCTGAAAGAAATGGGTATGCCGTTCAGGAACATGAAAAAAGATAATCAGTAA
- the rplX gene encoding 50S ribosomal protein L24 — protein MKTRFKPKFNIKKGDLVAVIAGDDKDRTKARKVLEVHPEQGRVLVEGVNIITKHTKPTAQNTKGGIVKQEAPIAISNVMLWDAKAGKPTRVNRQRENGKLIRIAKKSGEVIK, from the coding sequence ATGAAAACTAGATTTAAGCCTAAATTCAACATTAAGAAGGGCGACCTGGTTGCGGTGATTGCCGGCGACGACAAGGATAGGACCAAAGCACGCAAAGTGCTGGAAGTTCACCCTGAACAAGGCCGCGTTCTTGTAGAAGGCGTTAACATTATTACCAAGCATACCAAGCCTACTGCACAAAACACCAAAGGTGGTATCGTTAAGCAGGAAGCGCCGATTGCGATCTCCAACGTGATGCTGTGGGATGCCAAAGCTGGTAAACCTACCCGTGTGAACAGACAGCGGGAAAACGGTAAATTAATTCGTATCGCTAAAAAATCAGGGGAGGTAATTAAATAA